Proteins from a single region of Pseudomonas sp. BSw22131:
- a CDS encoding M48 family metallopeptidase, producing the protein MRQTFALCALSAALLLSGCSAVNTTSGDSVGVERKQYMFSMLSTDEVNQMYAQSYQQTVSEASTKGVLDKDSAEAKRVQTIARRLIAQAPKLRPDAAQWQWEVNLIKSDDLNANCGPGGKIIVYTGLIDTLKLSDDELAAVMGHEIAHALREHGREAMSKAYGVQMAKQGAGAFLGLGQDSLALADTVVNYSLTLPNSRSNENEADLLGLELAARAGYNPNAAITLWQKMTAQAGASQPEFMSTHPASSNRIASLQAAIPKVMPLYQQAPKS; encoded by the coding sequence ATGCGTCAGACATTTGCTCTATGTGCCTTGAGCGCAGCGCTGTTGTTGAGCGGTTGTTCCGCCGTGAACACCACCAGCGGTGATTCGGTAGGGGTTGAGCGTAAGCAGTACATGTTCAGCATGCTGTCGACCGATGAGGTCAACCAGATGTACGCGCAGTCGTACCAGCAGACCGTCAGTGAAGCGAGCACCAAAGGCGTGCTGGACAAAGACAGCGCTGAAGCCAAGCGCGTGCAAACCATAGCGCGGCGGCTGATCGCTCAGGCGCCCAAGCTTCGCCCTGATGCCGCGCAATGGCAGTGGGAAGTCAATCTGATCAAAAGCGACGACCTGAATGCCAACTGCGGGCCTGGCGGCAAGATCATCGTCTACACCGGTCTGATCGACACCCTCAAGCTCAGCGACGACGAGTTAGCCGCAGTGATGGGTCATGAGATCGCTCACGCACTGCGCGAGCACGGACGTGAAGCGATGTCCAAGGCGTATGGCGTGCAAATGGCCAAGCAGGGCGCTGGCGCATTTTTGGGACTGGGGCAGGACAGCCTTGCGCTGGCCGATACGGTAGTCAATTACAGCCTGACATTGCCGAACAGCCGTTCCAACGAAAACGAAGCGGATTTGCTCGGTCTGGAACTGGCGGCGCGTGCCGGCTACAACCCGAACGCGGCGATCACGCTGTGGCAGAAGATGACCGCGCAGGCTGGCGCGTCGCAGCCTGAATTCATGAGCACTCACCCGGCATCGAGCAACCGTATTGCATCCTTGCAAGCGGCAATTCCAAAGGTCATGCCGTTGTACCAGCAAGCGCCGAAGTCTTAG
- a CDS encoding TMEM165/GDT1 family protein, which translates to MLESLLVPTAVVALAEIGDKTQLLALILAARFRKPWPIIAGIVAATLANHAAAGAVGAWFSSFFTDATLHWILAASFTATALWTLVPDKMDDDEASTGRKFGPFLTTLIAFFIAEIGDKTQIATVMLAAQYSYLWLVILGTTLGMLIANVPVVLAGNFAAEKLPLTLIRRIAATAFFVLAIIAVYKAMQVSGWV; encoded by the coding sequence ATGCTGGAATCATTGTTGGTCCCGACTGCGGTCGTTGCTCTTGCCGAAATCGGTGACAAAACCCAACTCCTCGCGCTCATCCTCGCTGCTCGTTTTCGAAAACCCTGGCCGATCATCGCCGGCATTGTCGCGGCAACCTTGGCCAACCATGCGGCGGCCGGTGCGGTAGGGGCCTGGTTCAGCAGTTTCTTCACCGACGCCACGTTGCACTGGATCCTTGCTGCCAGCTTTACCGCCACCGCGTTGTGGACACTGGTGCCGGACAAAATGGACGACGACGAAGCAAGCACCGGACGCAAATTCGGGCCTTTCCTGACCACCCTCATTGCGTTTTTCATCGCCGAAATAGGTGACAAGACGCAGATCGCCACGGTGATGCTGGCCGCGCAGTATTCCTATCTGTGGCTGGTGATTCTGGGTACAACGCTGGGCATGCTCATCGCTAACGTGCCGGTGGTGCTGGCGGGGAATTTTGCGGCTGAGAAGCTGCCACTGACACTCATTCGACGCATCGCCGCGACGGCGTTTTTCGTGCTGGCGATTATTGCCGTCTACAAGGCGATGCAGGTCAGCGGCTGGGTTTGA